Proteins from one Panicum virgatum strain AP13 chromosome 7K, P.virgatum_v5, whole genome shotgun sequence genomic window:
- the LOC120639620 gene encoding uncharacterized protein LOC120639620, whose product MALATLLPSSSASTASKAAAGDHSDSRRHDHDHGSKRKKKPPPSPQPSLSSAPRTPPGARSQRGMAVAASSKKSPKVAAAAKNRPPQYQQHRAQSTKKQAAAAAASSSSSSSSWEQVKSLLSCRSATAAARVHDPAAPSALARLRGSGAGACGASLCAMRDVVDAASSAASSAAASASADRDTAPLNRRRAHRAGSSSSSSAAGGGGGGSSHHSSLRGLSGCYECRAINVEPMSRRYPRPRELCACPQCGEVFTKADSLEHHQAIRHAVSELGPEDSGRNIVEIIFKSSWQKRDRPICHIDRILKVHNAPRTVARFEAYRDAVRSRCRAAAARAAADGNELLRFHSAPLACALGLSGTTSLCAAADSSSRSNATDTASSSSAAGAGPSFAAACCGVCTAIRHGFAPWVGAHPLGVRTTASSGRAHDCGAASSSSVQADSGCCRAMLVCRVIAGRVRRDGDAACTSAAGEEGPFDSVAGEDAASSSVYGNLEELFVANPRAILPCFVVIYRVLES is encoded by the exons ATGGCTCTCGCcactctcctcccctcctcctcggcctccacggccagcaaggccgccgccggcgaccactcCGACAGTCGGCGTCATGACCACGACCACGGCAGCAAGCGCAAGAagaagccgccgccgtcaccgcaACCGTCACTCTCGTCGGCGCCAAGAACCCCGCCAGGCGCACGAAGCCAGCGCGGCATGGCCGTGGCCGCGTCGTCCAAGAAGAGTCCCaaggtcgccgccgcggccaagaACCGCCCGCCGCAGTACCAGCAGCACCGAGCCCAGTCGACGAAGAAGcaggccgcagcggcggcggcgtcctcctcctcgtcctcgtcgtcaTGGGAGCAGGTGAAGAGCCTGCTCAGCTGCCggagcgcgacggcggcggcgcgcgtgcacGACCCGGCCGCGCCCTCGGCGCTGGCGCGGctccgcggcagcggcgcgggggCCTGCGGCGCCTCGCTCTGCGCCATGCGCGACGTGGtcgacgccgcctcctccgccgcgtcgtccgccgccgcctccgcgtccGCCGACCGCGACACCGCCCCGCtgaaccgccgccgcgcgcaccgcgctggctcgtcgtcgtcgtcctccgctgccggcggcggcggcggcggcagcagccacCACTCCTCCCTGCGCGGCCTCTCCGGCTGCTACGAGTGCCGCGCCATCAACGTCGAGCCCATGTCGAG GCGGTACCCGAGGCCGAGGGAGCTGTGCGCCTGCCCGCAGTGCGGCGAGGTGTTCACCAAGGCCGACAGCTTGGAGCACCACCAGGCCATTCGCCATGCAG TGTCGGAGCTTGGGCCCGAGGACTCCGGCCGCAACATCGTGGAGATCATCTTCAAGTCCAGCTGGCAGAAGCGGGACCGCCCCATCTGCCACATCGACCGCATCCTCAAGGTGCACAACGCGCCGCGCACCGTGGCAAGGTTCGAGGCCTACCGCGACGCCGTGCGCTcccgctgccgcgccgccgccgcgcgggccgccgccgacggcaaCGAGCTGCTCAGGTTCCACTCCGCGCCGCTCGCGTGCGCGCTCGGGCTCAGCGGCACCACctccctctgcgccgccgccgactcgtCGAGCCGGAGTAACGCGACCGACacggcgtcgtcgtcctcggcggCAGGTGCAGGTCCTTCCTTCGCCGCCGCGTGCTGCGGCGTGTGCACGGCCATCCGGCACGGGTTCGCGCCGTGGGTGGGCGCGCACCCGCTCGGCGTGCGCACCACGGCCAGCAGCGGCCGCGCGCACGACTGCggcgcggcgtcgtcgtcgtcggtgcAGGCTGACAGCGGTTGCTGCCGCGCCATGCTGGTGTGCCGCGTCATCGCCGGCCGCGtccgccgcgacggcgacgccgcctGCAcgtccgccgccggggaggagggcCCCTTCGACTCGGTGGCCGGCGAGGACGCGGCCAGCAGCAGCGTGTACGGCAACCTCGAGGAGCTCTTCGTGGCCAACCCCAGGGCCATCCTGCCGTGCTTCGTCGTCATCTACCGTGTGCTTGAATCTTAA